A window of Dromiciops gliroides isolate mDroGli1 chromosome X, mDroGli1.pri, whole genome shotgun sequence contains these coding sequences:
- the LOC122734104 gene encoding fizzy-related protein homolog, which yields MEWSMALPSSSVSSSSKHGDRFIPSRAGSRWNLHFHKPNETEKSPKPKRKMRGGKVSPVYSALLKNELLEAGIENVWDPKSGGRRLQPWTSRRKNLFTYTQVTKRWRPDVINEVCPYVLSPISDKSQTLLASQQKLARKIPRSPFKILEAPELQNDFYLNLLDWSSSNVIAVGLGTRTYLWNASTCQVTKLCDLSVEGDSVTSVAWSEQRNLLAIGTDKGSVQIWDVAVKKILCIVEGHSSRVGVLAWNADQISSGSRDTMILQRDIRALPLQSERWLQCHRQEVCGLKWSIDNELLASGGNDNTVLVWNLHSLRPVHRYTKHVAAVKALAWSPHQHGLLASGGGTADRYIRFWNTLTGQPLHRIDTGAQVCNLAWSRYDNELVSTHGYAENQIAMWKYPSLAQVVKLTGHTYRVLYLAVSPDGRAIVTGAGDETLRFWNVFQKARSEKEPASALSLFTKIR from the coding sequence ATGGAATGGAGTATGGCGCTGCCCAGTTCTTCGGTGTCATCTTCTAGCAAGCATGGAGACCGTTTCATTCCCTCCAGAGCCGGATCCAGGTGGAACCTTCACTTCCATAAACCAAATGAAACTGAGAAATCACCCAAGCCGAAACGCAAGATGAGAGGTGGCAAAGTCAGCCCCGTCTATTCTGCCTTACTGAAGAATGAGCTGCTAGAAGCTGGGATTGAGAATGTCTGGGATCCCAAGTCGGGGGGCCGAAGGCTGCAGCCTTGGACATCGCGCAGAAAGAACCTCTTCACATACACTCAAGTCACTAAGCGGTGGAGACCTGATGTCATCAATGAAGTCTGTCCTTATGTCTTATCTCCCATCAGCGACAAAAGCCAGACATTGCTAGCATCTCAACAGAAATTGGCCAGAAAGATCCCCCGAAGCCCTTTCAAAATCCTTGAGGCCCCTGAACTCCAGAATGACTTCTACTTGAATCTACTGGATTGGTCTTCCTCAAACGTCATTGCCGTGGGCCTGGGCACTCGTACTTACCTGTGGAATGCTTCTACGTGCCAGGTGACCAAGCTGTGTGACTTATCTGTGGAAGGAGATTCTGTGACCTCCGTGGCCTGGTCTGAACAGAGGAACTTGCTAGCAATTGGCACAGATAAAGGCTCTGTGCAGATCTGGGATGTAGCTGTCAAGAAGATACTGTGCATAGTGGAGGGACATTCTTCTAGAGTCGGTGTGCTTGCCTGGAATGCAGATCAGATTTCCTCTGGGAGCCGGGACACGATGATCCTCCAGAGAGACATCCGGGCATTGCCCCTGCAATCTGAGCGGTGGCTTCAGTGTCACAGGCAGGAGGTGTGTGGTTTAAAGTGGTCCATAGATAATGAGCTCCTGGCCTCAGGTGGAAATGATAATACGGTTCTGGTCTGGAACCTCCATAGTTTAAGGCCTGTCCATAGATATACCAAACATGTGGCTGCTGTGAAAGCTCTTGCGTGGTCTCCCCACCAGCATGGCCTCTTAGCATCAGGTGGGGGGACAGCAGACCGCTATATCCGTTTCTGGAATACGCTGACTGGGCAGCCCCTACACCGCATCGATACCGGTGCCCAAGTTTGCAACCTGGCCTGGTCCAGATATGACAACGAGCTGGTCAGCACCCATGGATATGCCGAAAACCAGATTGCCATGTGGAAATACCCCTCCCTGGCACAAGTAGTCAAACTCACTGGCCATACCTACCGAGTGTTGTATCTGGCTGTGTCTCCCGATGGAAGAGCCATAGTGACGGGGGCTGGAGATGAGACCCTGAGATTCTGGAATGTTTTTCAAAAAGCCCGTTCAGAAAAAGAACCTGCATCAGCCCTCAGCCTCTTCACTAAAATCCGCTAA